The following DNA comes from Desulfovibrio sp. X2.
GGCCGCGCGGTCGCCGACGTCCAGCGCCACGGCCTTGGCCGTGCCGCCCGCCTTCTCGATCTCGCGCACGGTCTCGTCGGCGAGCTCCGGCTTGCTCACGTAGGTCAGGACGACCTCGAAGCCGTCCCTGGCGAGCGCCAGTGCGCAGGCCTTGCCGATGCCGCGGGAGCCGCCGGTGACTACGGCGATGCGTCGCGTGGTTTCCATGCTCTTCTCGCTTGGCAAAGTCGGGAATATGTAGCCCAAGAAGCCTTGGACTGCAAATTAAAAGCGAACCAGGGACGCGCCCCAGGTGAAGCCGCCGCCGAAGGCCGTGAGCAGCACCAGGGAGCCCTCCGTGATGCGGCCCTGCTGCCTGGCCTCGGCCAGGGCGATGGGCACCGAGGCGGCCGAGGTGTTGCCGTAGCGGTCCACGTTGATGAACACGCGCTCCGCGGCCACGCCGAGCTTGCGCCCCACGGCCTCGATGATCCGGCTGTTGGCCTGGTGGGGGATGAGCAGGTCCACGTCGTCCACGGACAGCCCGTTGCGCGCGAGGATGTCCTTGCACACGGACTCCATGCTGCGCACGGCGAGCTTGAAGACGTCCTGGCCCTTCATGCGGATGTAGTGGCTGGGGCCGACCACCTGGCCCGTGGCGTAGGGCTCGGACGAGGCGCCGCCCGAGATGACCAGGAGATCCGCGCCCGAGCCGTCGGAGCAGAGCAGGCTGTCCAGGATGCGGCCTGCGGGCCTGCCGCTTCCGGTCCCGGGGGCCGGCTCGCCGGAGATGATCACCGCGCCCGCGCCGTCGCCGAAGAGGACGCAGGTGGTGCGGTCCTCCCAGTTGGTGCGGCTGGTCAGGATCTCCGCGCCCACGAGCAGGATCTTGGCCTCGGGCTTCAGCGCCACGATGGCCCGCGCCTGCTCGAGGCCGTAGAGGAAGCCGGAGCAGGCGGCGTTCAGGTCCATGGCGATGCGGTGCGTGAGGCCCAGCTTGGCCTGCACGAGGCAGGAGCAGGCGGGCGTGTAGCAGTCGGGCGTGACCGTGGCGACCAGGATGTGGGTCAGCTCCTCGGCCTCCATGCCCGCGTCGGCCAGGGCCTTCTTCGCGGCCGCGGCGGCGAGGTCGGAGGCCGCCTCGCCCTTGGCGGCGATGTGGCGCTCCTTGATGCCGGTGCGGCTCGTGATCCACTCGTCGGAGGTCTCGACGATCTTTTCCAGGTCGGCGTTGGTCAGGATGCGGTCGGGGACGTGAAAGCCCGTGCCCCGGATGTAGGCGTTGGTCATGCTCATGATCGTATCTGCTCGGGATCAGGCCCCGCTGCCGTTGGCGGCCTTGCCGCGCGTGAAGCGCGTCAGGTCGCAGTTCTGGGAAAGGGTCGCGGCCATGGCCTGGTTGGCCTTGCTGGCCACGAAATTGGCCGCCATGTCCACCGCGTTCATGATGGCCTTGGCATTGGACGAGCCGTGGCAGACGATGGTGATGGCCGAGAGCCCCAGCAGGGGGGCTCCGCCGTATTCGGCATAGTCCAGAAGGCGCCTGAAGCGGCGCAGCGCGCCGATGGAGAACATCGTGCCGACCTTGGAGAAGAAGCCGGAGGTCAGCTCGCGTTTGAGCAGGCGGCCGAGCGAATGGGCCAGCCCCTCGGAAAGTTTGAGGCAGACGTTGCCCACGAAGCCGTCGCAGACCACGATGTCCGTGTCGCCCTTGAAGATGTCGCGGCCTTCCACGTTGCCCACGAAGTTCAGGGAGGAGCCGCGCAGCATGCGGTAGGCCTCCTGGACCTGCGTGGTGCCCTTGCCTTCCTCCTCGCCGATGGACAGAAGACCCACGCGCGGGCGCTCGAAGCCGAGCACGTTGCGGCACAGGGCGTCGGCCATGATGCCGAACTGGAAGAGGTGGAAGGCCTTGACGTCGGTGTTGGCGCCCACGTCCACGAGGACCATGGGCTTCTTTTCCGTGGGCATGATGGAGGCCAGCCCAGGGCGGTCCACCCCGGGCAGGCGGCCCAGGATGAACATGCCGCAGGCCAGGGTGGCGCCGGTGTGCCCGGCGCTGACCACGCCGTCGGCGTGGCCCTCCTTGACCAGACGGCAGGCCACGACGATGGAGGCGTCCTTCTTGCGGCGCACCACGTCGGTGGGCTTGTCGGTCATCTCCGCCATCTGCGTGGCGTGCACGACCTCGATGGCCAGGCCGGAGACGTCCATCTTCTCCAGCTCGGCCTCTATGCGTGCGGAATCACCCACCAGGACCAGGCGGATGTTCCTGTGGCGCGCGGCCTCGATCGCTCCGGGCAGGACCACGGAGGGACCGAAATCGCCGCCCATGGCGTCGACGGCTATGCGCGGGGCCGCCTGGGCGGCCCCGGTCGACGACTCGGTCGTGCTATTCGTCATCGCCCTTGGTGAGCATCTGGCGGCCCTTGTAGGTACCGCAAGAGGCACACACGGTGTGCGACACGACAGGCTCGCCACAAGAGCAGTAGACCACGTTGGGGGTGGCGACCTTGTCGTGGGAACGGCGCATACCCTTGCGGGCCTTGGAAGTGCGTTTCTTGGGAACTGCCATGGTTACTCTCCTTAATATAAAGACGCTTCGGCCGGGGATTCTCCCCTGCCGCGTATCGCCTAGTGGCGTCGTACCTTGAGCCCGCGAAGCACGGACAGGCGCGGATCGCCCTCGTCCGGGCCGCAGTCGCAGGGCCCCTCGTTCAAATCCTTGCCGCAGTGCGGACAGATTCCCTTGCAGCCACGGCTGCACAGGGTCTTGACCGGCAGGTCGAGCAGGAAGTGCTGCCAGACGAGCCCGGCGGCGTCGATCTCGAGCATCCCGCGTTCGTTGCGCAGCACGTTTTCGCCCGGGGCCAGCTCCTCGTCCTCCAGGTCCTCGAAGCCCTCGAAATGCACGTCGACGGCGTGTTCCACGTCGGCGGCGCACCTGTCGCAGGTGAGGATCACGGAGCCCGTGAGCGAGCCCTCCACGAGGCAGCCCGTGCTTCCGGCCTCCTGCACGCGCACGTGCAGAACGGCCCGAAGCGGCTTGCCCGGCCGGACCTGCATCCCGTGCTCGGCCCAGAATGCCTCCCAGAGGCTCTGGTCGTCCAGCACGATTTCCCTGACCTCATCGGGGTCACGGGGAAGTTCAATCCATAGTTCAGGCATAGTCCCTCGCGAAGAAAGGGGAACCTAGGAGCAACCGTCGTCCTTGTCAAGAAAAAAGCCTTGCCATTTTTCAGCGGAGCAGCTAAGGAGCTTGGTCTTCGCGCCCAAACGGGGGCGCGGGAGACTTTCGGGAACCATCCGCCGTCGCGCACAAGGCCGACGGCGCGGATATACAGGAGGACAGGGCCATGGGCAAGGAATGCTACATCTGCGGCAAGAAGCGCCAGACCGGGCAGAACGTTTCCCACTCGAACATCAAGACCAAGCGCGTCTTCAACGCCAACCTGCAGAAGGTCAAGGTCGTGCTCGAGAGCGGCGAGGTGTGCACCAGGAACGTCTGCACCTCCTGCATCCGTTCCGGCTTCGTGACCAAGCCCACGGTCAGCACCGCCGAGTAGGCGGCCCGGACGGGCAGAGCCCGCCCGGCCGACCGTGCACGTTCCCGTACACGCGCCGCTTCCCATGCGGCGCTTCGGCCCCAGGGGCCGAAAAGGCGGGGAGGAAAGGAACTCTTTCCTCCCCGCGCCTTTTTTCGCGCGCGTCTGACGGCGCATCCCTTCCCCCCGTTTTTCCAGCTTCTCTGACATCCCCCCGGCGCACCCCGATGCCTCCAGAACCGGCGCCGCAGGCCCCTGCGGCCTCGTGCGCGACTCGTGTGTGCGCCGTCCATGCGTCCTTTTCTCCTTCCTCCCTTTCCCGTCTTCCCGTCCCGGTCGAAAAGGGCGCAAAAAAAAGGCGGGGAGGGCCGAAGCCCTCCCCGCCCGGGGATGCTCTTGCGAGCCGCTGCGCCTACTGCTTGGCGGGCGCTTCGGGCTTGGCCTCGGGGGCCTTCTGCGGGGCGGCGGCCTCGGGAGCGGCGGCCTTGGGCTGCTCGCCCAGGTCCTTCTCGGCCGGGGCGGCGGCCTCGGGCTTGGTCTCGGGCTCGGCCTTGGGGGTGACGTCGATGTTCATGGCGTCCATGGCGGCGACGATGGCCTTGGTCGCGTCGGCCTCGGGAGAGACGGCCAGGGCCTGGTCCTTGACCAGGATCACGTCCAGGCCGTTCTTGGCGCGGTAGTCCTCCACGGCCTTCTCGAAGGAGGACTGCAGGATGCCCATGATCCGGGACTGCTCGCGGTTGATCTCCATGCGCGCCTGGCCCAGGGCCTGCTGGAAGACGTCCAGCTTGTCCTTGGCCTTGTCGTCGCCCATGTCGGACTGCATCTTCTTGAGCTTGTCGGTCAGCTCGTTGCTCTTGGCGCGCAGGATGTCCATGCCCTTCTTGCCGGCCTGGCACTCGGTCAGCACCTTCTCGGCATCGACGACGGCCACGCGGGGCTTGCCCGAATCCTTGCAGGCGGCCAGGCCGAGCAGGGCCAGGCACAGGGCGACGGTCAGCAGGGTCTTCATCTTCATAAGCTTCTTCGTCCTCATTCGTCGTTTTCCCCGGCCGCGGCCTTCAGGGCGTCCATGACTTCATAGTCCGTGAAGTCGAAGCGCAGGGGGGTTAAAGTGATATGGCCGTCGCTGAGCAGCGCCCGGTCCGTGTCAGGCGAGAGCAGCTCCGGCGGGATGACGCCGGCCAGCCAGAAATATTCGCGTCCGCGCGGGTCGGTACGACGCTCGTACCAGTCGCGGTAGGCGGCGCGCGTGTGGCGGCAGATGCGGAGACCCTTGGACTCGGAGACGGCGCAGGCCGGGAAGTTCAGGTTCAGCACGCAGCCGCGCGGAACGATGCTCCAGTCCGTGGTCGAGACGAAGCGCGCTGCCCATTCGGCCTGGGCGGCGAGGTCGTCGGGATTGTAGTTGTCGTAGGAGACGGCCAGGGCCGGGATGCCGGTGAGCGCTCCCTCGGTGGCCGCGGAGACCGTGCCCGAGTAGAGGATGTCGACCCCGCAGTTGGCTCCGGCGTTGATCCCGGAGACGACCACGTCGGGCGCCGCCTCGCACAGGGAGGAGAGGCCGAGCTTCACGCAGTCCGCGGGCGTGCCGGAGACGCCGGAGCCGCGGAAGCCGTTTTCCTTGAAAGTCTTCACGCGCAGCGGCATGGACAGGGTCACGGCGTGTCCCACTGCGGACATCTCGGAGATGGGGGCCACGCAGGCCACCTCATGGCCGGCGGCGACGAGCGCCTTGTGCAGGGCGCGCAGGCCCACGGCCTGGATGCCGTCGTCGTTGGTCAGAAGAATGCGCATCGATAATCCTCGGGGTCGTCCTCGGGGCGGTCCTCGCGCGGGATCGCGCGGGATTTTCCCGATCGTTTGCCGGAATCGCGACCCGGCGCGTTTCAACCGCGATCGGGCCACGGCTTACCCGGGTCGCCTGCATTTGACAAGGGCCGCCCATTCGGGGCACTTCACCATTGCCCGCGCCCGCGTGCAAATACTACCCCTTAGGGCAGCCGCCGGAGTTTCGCAAGCGAATGACCCAAAAGACCGCCTTCGTCCAGGACCTGGCCCCGGGCCAGAACGTCGCCGACCTCTTCGTCATCGCGGAGGCCAAGCAGGCCACGTCGCGCAACGGTCCCTACTGGAGCCTGACGCTCTCCGACCGCAGCGGCCGCGTGGAGGCCAAGGTCTGGAGCCCGCTGGCCCAGACCTGCCCGCCGCTCGCCGGGGGACAGGTGGCCCGGGTCGCGGGGAGCGTGGAGACGTATCGCGACAAGCCGCAGATCGTGGTGCGCGAGATCGAGCTCGTGGAAGGGGAGCTGCAGCACGCGGAGCTGGCCGCGCTCCTGCCCGTGAGCGCCGTGCCGCCCGAGGAGCTTCTGCGCCGGCTCGAGGATCTCCTGCAGGCGGGGCTCGCGCACAAGCCCTGGCGCAGGCTCTGCTCCCTGCTCCTGAACGACGACGAGGTGCGCGCCCGCCTGCTGGCCGCGCCGGGCGCCAAGTCCATCCACCACGCCTACCAGGGCGGGCTGCTCGAACACACCCTGGCCGTGTGCCGCATCTGCCACGCGGCGGCCGCGCTCTATCCCCATCTCGACGGCGAGGTCCTGCTCGTGGCCGCGGCCCTGCACGACCTGGGCAAGGCCTGGGAGCTCGCCGGAGGGCTGGCCCAGGACTTCACGGACGAGGGGCGGCTGCTCGGCCACATCCAGATCGGGGTCGAGAAGCTCGAGCCCTTCCTGCGCAAGGCCAGGCTCGAGCCCGAGCTGGCGCTGCATCTGAAGCACATGATCCTGGCGCACCACGGCGAGCTGGCCTACGGCTCGCCCAAGCGGCCCAAGACCGCCGAGGCCGTGGTGCTGCACTTCGCCGACCAGATGGACTCCAAGCTCGGCACCTTCGCGTCGGCCTTCGACGCCGAGGCCCCGGACGGCTCCTGGTCGCCCTACGTGCGCTCGCTCGAGCGCTTTCTCTACCGGCCCGCGCCCACGCCGAAGGCCCAGTCCAAGAACGACAACAAGGAACCCACGCAATGTTTGTTACCTTTGAAGGCATAGAAGGCACCGGCAAGTCCACCCAGATCTCTCTGCTGCGCGAGTGGCTCTTGGCCAAGGGCCGGGAGGTCCTGACCACGCGCGAGCCGGGCGGCTCCCGCCTGGGCGGCGAACTGCGCCGCATCCTTCTGTCCATGGAGAGCATCGACCTCACGGGGCAGGCCGAGCTCTTCCTCTACCTCGCGGACCGCGCCCAGCACGTGGCCCGGATCATCCGGCCCGCGCTCGACGAGGGCAAGGTCGTGCTCTCCGACCGCTTCGCGGACTCCACCGTGGTCTACCAGGGCTACGGCCGGGGCCTGGACCCGCGCCTGCTGCACACCTTCAACGACGTGGCGGTCTCCGGGCTCTGGCCGGACCTGACCATCCTCCTCGACATGGACGCCGAGGCGGGGCTTCGCCGCGCGCTCGGCCGCAACCTGCGCGAGGGCGTGCAGAACACCGAGGGCCGCTTCGAGGCCGAGGACATCGACTTCCACAACCGCGTGCGCGAGGGCTATCTGGCCTGGGCGGCGCTGCATGCCGAGCGCTTCCGGGTGGTGGACGCCTCCCTCTCCCCGGAGGAGGTCTTCGCCCACATCCGCGAGCACGTGGAAATGTTCCTGGAAGCGTAGGCGGGGAAGGGCAGGCGGGCGCTCCCCGTCCCCCCTTCCTTGCGCACCCGCCATGCGCACCAGCCGCCCGCCCGGGGTCGGCCCGCGAGGCCGTCCCGGCGGGCGACGTCATTCCCGGCCCGCCGGGCCTTCCCGCCTGACCCGGGGTATCTCCGCTTTTCTTCCGCCGCCTTGCCACTGCCGCGCGCCTGTGGCATCATCCGGGCTAGCCTCGGCACCATCTTCGTCGCCGTCGGTTCACATCGTCCAGAGTCGTCATCGGGAGGAATCGTCCAATGCGCAGGATCGGCTGCACCGTCGCCCGCCACGGCGGCAGGGCGTTTCGCATCGTGGACTGCACCGAGCCCTCGGGCCCCGGCGACAGGCCGGGCGTGAACAGGCCCGCCCCGTCATGATTTCCAGCCCCTCCCGTCCCCGCACATCGCGCCTCGCGCACCGGCTCCCCGGCAGCCTGCCGGACGTCGCGGCCTTCCTCGTCCTCGCAGGACTCCTGGTCTGGCTCTTCCTGCGCGGCTCGGAGAACCTCGGCTACCACTGGCAGTGGTACGCCGTGCCCCGCTATCTCGTGAACTTCACGGATTCCGGCCCCGCGGCCGGGCTTCTGCTGCAGGGGCTGTGGCTCACGCTCGCCGTCTCGGCCCTGGCCCTGCCGCTGACCTTCGCCCTGGGGCTCTGCTCCTGCCTCCTGGCGCTCTCCCCGTCCTTCACCGGCCGCGTCGTCGCCCGCGGCTACCTGGAGACGATCCGCAACACGCCGCTGCTCATCCAGATATTCGTCGTCTACTTCGTGCTCGCGCCGCTCCTGGACATGGACCGTTTCTGGGCCGGGGTGCTGGCCCTGGCCCTGTTCGAGGGGGCCTACGCCTCGGAGATCATGCGCGGCGGCATCCTCTCGCTGCCGCGCGGGCAGTGGGAGGCCGCGCACAGCCTGGGCCTCTCCACGCTGCAGACGTATTCGCGCGTGATCCTGCCCCAGGCCCTGCGCCGCGTGCTGCCGCCGCTCACCGGGCAGGCCGTCTCCCTGGTCAAGGACTCGGCGCTGCTCTCCACCATCTCCATCTTCGAGCTGACCCTGCGGGCGCAGCAGGTGGTCTCGGACACCTTCATGACCTTCGAGATCTGGTTCACCACGGCCGCGCTCTACCTGGCCGTCACCTTCACCCTGTCCGCCGCCTCGAGGACGCTCGAGAGGCGGCTGCGTGCGACGGCCTGAGGAGTCGGCGAGGATGACCCTGCTCATGGAAAACCAGCCGTCCCGTCCGGACGTCGCCTGTCCCGGGTCCAAGGCCCTGGGCGCCGAGATCGTGGCCGTGCGCGGGCTCGTGAAGACCTTTCCGAGCGGCGTGAAGGCCCTGGACGACGTCTCGCTCTGCGTGCGCAAGGGCGAGGTGGTGGTGGTCATCGGCCCCTCGGGCTCGGGCAAGTCCACGCTGCTTCGCTGCATCAACGGGCTCGAGGAGCCGGATGCGGGGGAGGTGGTGGTGGACGGCGTGCGCCTTCCCGGACCGCGGAAGAACCGCGACCGCATCCGCACCGAGGTGGGCATGGTCTTCCAGCAGTTCAACCTCTTCCCGCACATGACCGTGCTCGAGAACGTCTGCCTGGCCCCCACCCTGGTGCGCGGCAAGTCCCGCGCCGAGGCCGCGGAGGAGGGGCGCGGGCTGCTTTCCCGCGTGGGCCTCTCGGACAAGGTGGACGCCTACCCGGCGCATCTCTCGGGCGGCCAGCAGCAGCGCGTGGCCATCGCCCGCGCCCTGGCCATGCGGCCCGGGGTCATGCTCTTCGACGAGGCCACCTCGGCCCTGGACCCGGAGGTCATCGGCGAGGTGCTCGAGGTCATGCGCGGCCTCGCGGCCGAGGGCATGACCATGGTCGTGGTCACGCACGAGATGGGCTTCGCC
Coding sequences within:
- a CDS encoding beta-ketoacyl-ACP synthase III is translated as MTNAYIRGTGFHVPDRILTNADLEKIVETSDEWITSRTGIKERHIAAKGEAASDLAAAAAKKALADAGMEAEELTHILVATVTPDCYTPACSCLVQAKLGLTHRIAMDLNAACSGFLYGLEQARAIVALKPEAKILLVGAEILTSRTNWEDRTTCVLFGDGAGAVIISGEPAPGTGSGRPAGRILDSLLCSDGSGADLLVISGGASSEPYATGQVVGPSHYIRMKGQDVFKLAVRSMESVCKDILARNGLSVDDVDLLIPHQANSRIIEAVGRKLGVAAERVFINVDRYGNTSAASVPIALAEARQQGRITEGSLVLLTAFGGGFTWGASLVRF
- a CDS encoding 3'-5' exoribonuclease YhaM family protein: MTQKTAFVQDLAPGQNVADLFVIAEAKQATSRNGPYWSLTLSDRSGRVEAKVWSPLAQTCPPLAGGQVARVAGSVETYRDKPQIVVREIELVEGELQHAELAALLPVSAVPPEELLRRLEDLLQAGLAHKPWRRLCSLLLNDDEVRARLLAAPGAKSIHHAYQGGLLEHTLAVCRICHAAAALYPHLDGEVLLVAAALHDLGKAWELAGGLAQDFTDEGRLLGHIQIGVEKLEPFLRKARLEPELALHLKHMILAHHGELAYGSPKRPKTAEAVVLHFADQMDSKLGTFASAFDAEAPDGSWSPYVRSLERFLYRPAPTPKAQSKNDNKEPTQCLLPLKA
- the rpmF gene encoding 50S ribosomal protein L32, with translation MAVPKKRTSKARKGMRRSHDKVATPNVVYCSCGEPVVSHTVCASCGTYKGRQMLTKGDDE
- a CDS encoding amino acid ABC transporter ATP-binding protein, translating into MVAVRGLVKTFPSGVKALDDVSLCVRKGEVVVVIGPSGSGKSTLLRCINGLEEPDAGEVVVDGVRLPGPRKNRDRIRTEVGMVFQQFNLFPHMTVLENVCLAPTLVRGKSRAEAAEEGRGLLSRVGLSDKVDAYPAHLSGGQQQRVAIARALAMRPGVMLFDEATSALDPEVIGEVLEVMRGLAAEGMTMVVVTHEMGFAREAGDRVVFMDQGRVVEEAAAADFFLAPREERTRRFLSQIL
- the tmk gene encoding dTMP kinase, yielding MFVTFEGIEGTGKSTQISLLREWLLAKGREVLTTREPGGSRLGGELRRILLSMESIDLTGQAELFLYLADRAQHVARIIRPALDEGKVVLSDRFADSTVVYQGYGRGLDPRLLHTFNDVAVSGLWPDLTILLDMDAEAGLRRALGRNLREGVQNTEGRFEAEDIDFHNRVREGYLAWAALHAERFRVVDASLSPEEVFAHIREHVEMFLEA
- a CDS encoding amino acid ABC transporter permease, which gives rise to MISSPSRPRTSRLAHRLPGSLPDVAAFLVLAGLLVWLFLRGSENLGYHWQWYAVPRYLVNFTDSGPAAGLLLQGLWLTLAVSALALPLTFALGLCSCLLALSPSFTGRVVARGYLETIRNTPLLIQIFVVYFVLAPLLDMDRFWAGVLALALFEGAYASEIMRGGILSLPRGQWEAAHSLGLSTLQTYSRVILPQALRRVLPPLTGQAVSLVKDSALLSTISIFELTLRAQQVVSDTFMTFEIWFTTAALYLAVTFTLSAASRTLERRLRATA
- a CDS encoding OmpH family outer membrane protein, yielding MKMKTLLTVALCLALLGLAACKDSGKPRVAVVDAEKVLTECQAGKKGMDILRAKSNELTDKLKKMQSDMGDDKAKDKLDVFQQALGQARMEINREQSRIMGILQSSFEKAVEDYRAKNGLDVILVKDQALAVSPEADATKAIVAAMDAMNIDVTPKAEPETKPEAAAPAEKDLGEQPKAAAPEAAAPQKAPEAKPEAPAKQ
- the plsX gene encoding phosphate acyltransferase PlsX, producing the protein MTNSTTESSTGAAQAAPRIAVDAMGGDFGPSVVLPGAIEAARHRNIRLVLVGDSARIEAELEKMDVSGLAIEVVHATQMAEMTDKPTDVVRRKKDASIVVACRLVKEGHADGVVSAGHTGATLACGMFILGRLPGVDRPGLASIMPTEKKPMVLVDVGANTDVKAFHLFQFGIMADALCRNVLGFERPRVGLLSIGEEEGKGTTQVQEAYRMLRGSSLNFVGNVEGRDIFKGDTDIVVCDGFVGNVCLKLSEGLAHSLGRLLKRELTSGFFSKVGTMFSIGALRRFRRLLDYAEYGGAPLLGLSAITIVCHGSSNAKAIMNAVDMAANFVASKANQAMAATLSQNCDLTRFTRGKAANGSGA
- a CDS encoding DUF177 domain-containing protein, with the translated sequence MLDDQSLWEAFWAEHGMQVRPGKPLRAVLHVRVQEAGSTGCLVEGSLTGSVILTCDRCAADVEHAVDVHFEGFEDLEDEELAPGENVLRNERGMLEIDAAGLVWQHFLLDLPVKTLCSRGCKGICPHCGKDLNEGPCDCGPDEGDPRLSVLRGLKVRRH
- the surE gene encoding 5'/3'-nucleotidase SurE, producing the protein MRILLTNDDGIQAVGLRALHKALVAAGHEVACVAPISEMSAVGHAVTLSMPLRVKTFKENGFRGSGVSGTPADCVKLGLSSLCEAAPDVVVSGINAGANCGVDILYSGTVSAATEGALTGIPALAVSYDNYNPDDLAAQAEWAARFVSTTDWSIVPRGCVLNLNFPACAVSESKGLRICRHTRAAYRDWYERRTDPRGREYFWLAGVIPPELLSPDTDRALLSDGHITLTPLRFDFTDYEVMDALKAAAGENDE
- the rpmB gene encoding 50S ribosomal protein L28, encoding MGKECYICGKKRQTGQNVSHSNIKTKRVFNANLQKVKVVLESGEVCTRNVCTSCIRSGFVTKPTVSTAE